The following proteins are co-located in the Sandaracinaceae bacterium genome:
- the thiE gene encoding thiamine phosphate synthase, giving the protein MLEEPGLYAIVDPTACGESDPERVAEAILRGGCALLQLRMKHGPDAPRLALARRLAARCRAHGVPFVLNDRADLAAITPAWLHLGQDDLPIAEARRLVDTPIGRSTHDESQARAAVAEGADLIAFGPVFDTRGKDAPDPTVGLDRLADVCAASPLPVVAIGGLTLERAPRVAATGARWGAAIGALCRAEDPETAAREMHRALGGHA; this is encoded by the coding sequence ATGCTGGAGGAGCCGGGGCTCTATGCGATCGTCGATCCGACGGCGTGCGGTGAGAGCGACCCCGAGCGCGTCGCGGAGGCGATCCTTCGCGGCGGCTGCGCCCTCCTCCAGCTGCGTATGAAGCACGGCCCCGACGCGCCCCGGCTCGCGCTCGCGCGACGACTCGCGGCCCGCTGCCGCGCACACGGGGTGCCCTTCGTCCTCAACGACCGGGCCGACCTCGCCGCGATCACCCCCGCCTGGTTGCACCTCGGACAGGACGATCTGCCCATCGCGGAGGCGCGCCGACTCGTCGACACCCCCATCGGCCGCTCGACTCACGACGAGTCGCAGGCGCGCGCCGCGGTGGCCGAGGGCGCGGATCTTATCGCGTTCGGGCCCGTGTTCGACACCCGCGGCAAGGACGCGCCCGACCCGACCGTGGGGCTCGATCGGCTCGCCGACGTCTGCGCCGCGTCCCCGCTCCCGGTGGTGGCGATCGGCGGATTGACCCTCGAGCGCGCGCCCCGCGTCGCCGCTACCGGTGCGCGATGGGGCGCGGCCATCGGGGCCCTCTGCCGGGCCGAGGATCCCGAGACGGCCGCCCGCGAGATGCACCGCGCCCTCGGAGGCCACGCGTGA
- a CDS encoding Fic family protein, with product MNVLHRKMEEADEESLTSYNKMLEFSWIFHDSALEGVVYNMEELRQALDDEVTTDTSLIPVYDEIRQNKAAIELIRELSQKKRLNISLEVIKKIYATLAPEEVEGKNPPKYRKDMPLHRMYFHDIAPPEKISYKMRQLVQWMNAAETKRATHTLRLAAKAHHQLLHIYPFPKMSGKVARLLMNLILLRGNYPPAVIHATERQRYYDALKTSDNATAKVVTEALIASMDSAIRFFEEEDKAREGRRARSA from the coding sequence TTGAACGTCCTCCATCGCAAGATGGAAGAGGCGGACGAGGAGTCGCTCACGAGCTACAACAAGATGCTCGAGTTCTCCTGGATTTTCCATGACAGCGCGCTCGAGGGCGTCGTCTACAACATGGAGGAGCTCCGGCAAGCGCTGGACGACGAGGTCACCACCGACACGTCGCTGATCCCGGTCTACGACGAGATCCGGCAGAACAAGGCGGCCATCGAGCTGATCCGCGAGCTGTCGCAGAAGAAGCGGCTCAACATCTCGCTCGAGGTGATCAAGAAGATCTACGCGACGCTGGCGCCCGAAGAGGTCGAGGGGAAGAACCCGCCGAAGTACCGCAAGGACATGCCCTTGCACCGGATGTACTTCCACGACATCGCGCCGCCCGAGAAGATCTCCTACAAGATGCGCCAGCTCGTCCAGTGGATGAACGCGGCCGAGACGAAGCGGGCGACGCACACCCTCCGCCTCGCGGCCAAGGCGCACCATCAGCTGCTGCACATCTACCCGTTCCCGAAGATGAGCGGGAAGGTCGCGCGGCTCCTGATGAACCTGATCCTGCTGCGTGGGAACTACCCGCCGGCCGTGATTCATGCGACGGAGCGTCAGCGATACTATGATGCGCTCAAGACCTCCGACAACGCGACCGCGAAGGTCGTGACGGAGGCGTTGATCGCCTCGATGGACAGCGCGATCCGCTTCTTCGAAGAAGAGGACAAGGCCCGCGAGGGCCGCCGCGCCCGCTCCGCCTGA